AGAGAATGCTTCCTGCAAGAACTGCGATGTTTATTTGTCGAAATTCGTGCGAATACTGTCGAAGTGGGTCCGCTTATATTATCGTCAGGACTGGGAGAGTACCCCACTACACCATTTAATTCTGAAAcaagaaatcgtatagaatattgaaagaatgagtgatataattatatacttatatttactCTTCTTTACTACTTGCAGAGAATGCGTACTACAACAACTGCGATGTGTATTCGTCGAAATTCGTAACAAGACTGTATCATTAACTGTCGAAGTCGGTCCGCTTATATTATCGTCAGGAGTGGGAGAGTACCCCACTACACCATTTAATTCTGAAACAAGAAaccgtatagaatattgaaagaatgagtgatataattatatacttatattaactcttctctactACTTGCAGAGAATGCTTCCTGCAAGAACTGCGATGTTTATTTGTCGAAATTCGTGCGAATACTGTCGAAGTCGGTCCGCTTATATTATCGTCAGGAGTGGGAGAGTACCCCACTACACCATTTAATTCTGAAAcaagaaatcgtatagaatattgaaagaatgagtgatataattatgtatttacattaactcttctctactACTTGCAGAGAATGCTTCCTGCAAGAACTGCGATGTTTATTTGTCGAAATTCGTGCGAATACTGTCGAAGTCGGTCCGCTTATATTATCGTCAGGAGTGGGAGAGTACCCCACTACACCATTTAATTCTGAAACAAGAAATCGtaaagaatattgaaagaatgagtgatataattatatacttatattaactcttctctactACTTGCAGAGAATGCTTCCTGCAAGAACTGCGATGTTTATTTGTCGAAATTCGTGCGAATACTGTCGAAGTGGGTCCGCTTATATTATCGTCAGGAGTGGGAGAGTACCCCACTACACCATTTAATTCTGAAAcaagaaatcgtatagaataatgaaagaatgagtgatataattatatacttatatttactCTTCTTTACTACTTGCAGAGAATGCGTACTACAACAACTGCGATGTGTATCCGTCGAAATTCGTAACAAGACTGTATCattaactgtcaaagtcggacCGCTTATACTATCGTCAGGACTGGGAGAGTACCCCACTATACCATTTAATTCTGAAAcaagaaatcgtatagaatattgaaagaatgagtgatataattatatacttatattaactCTTCTTTACTACTTGCAGAGAATGCGTACTACAACAACTGCGATGTGTATTCGTTGAAATTCGTAACAAGACTGTATCATTAACTGTCGAAGTCGGTCCGCTTATATTATCGTCAGGAGTGGGAGAGTACCCCACTACACCATTTAATTCTGAAAcaagaaatcgtatagaatattgaaagaatgagtgatataattatgtatttacattaactcttctctactACTTGCAGAGAATGCTTCCTGCAAGAACTGCGATGTTTATTTGTCGGAATTCGTGCGAATACTGTCGAAGTCGGTCCGCTTATATTATCGTCTGGAGTGGGAGAGTACCCCACTACACCATTTAATTCTGAAAcaagaaatcgtatagaatattgaaagaatgagcaacctccacgcggtgggatcTGGGTCGGTATTACTTGCGACCTATCAAAGTCTAATTACGAATTACCTAATTcctattattatgatattattatttttgataatactgTACAAGTAAttccgggcgaatggctgcatatttcaatgtgtttccaaaatattttctatctaattGTAATTGGAGCAGTACAGGATCTTAAATGTTACATAATTGATTATGTTTCGgtaaatagatatatgaaaatttgaaaataattttttagagaaaaacattgaaatgttttaacttttttattattttttattaatgctTTTCATGTTAGatgttatattttctattctacttACGTTCACGATTATATGcgcatatttaaaatttaaaaatctgtttttgaatacatataagaaacacctaaataaagagaggaagatagcaTAGATATAAGAGCCTTGAGTTCCCCCACCGGTTGCCAAATAATTCTTGGAAGTGAGTCTATGGCAAGCaacaaaagaataaacaatGGTACGTGATAATATTctactatatgtatatctatatatatgtttttgtaTACGCTGCTCTGTACGCAGTATTTAGGAAATACCAACAATAGCACGTGTAAATAATCAAAGGACGACAAAGAGGACGACCTTCTTAGTTCATCTCTTCGCAGTTCTTGTTTGTACGAGCAGCCGTCAAGACGTGTTCAGACTTGTTCctgctttattaattttggttcgtataatttctcatttatattatatataatatttcataagtttgatttaattatttataatttattaatcttattttatattatattagactTCAATATACACTATTATATGTTGAATATCCCGCTTACATGTGTGAAAAGattcatatgtataaattttctaaatctttttctgcattaataatctttttaaatttggTCTATGTCTTATTCGTCGTATTTAActaatcttgaaaataattaataacaattatccTATAGTTTCTAttactttgttctttttgtaCAATGTATAGAAGTAATCTTTGAGAAAATTGAAGACGCAAGtcacataatacatatataaattatatgggATCTGTATGTACactcatatatacacataattatacatatagatacaaaattatattctctattaataataatttgaatattttcaggtTATTATTCGTCATATTGGTCAATGTAATATTCATCAGTTCATCTGGACGTCTACACATTTGGTAGCAGTTATCATATACTTCCTGCTGGTctttatatgtaataacaaataagtttcataagaaatttttatttaatttgaattaatataaacaattcgatattaattcgaACAAACTATTTATTGTGTTATACGACTTCTTGTCTTCGATAGTAATCTTATTATAAGTTTCTATGCTCTGTTATATCCAGgacttttattatatgatattttatgttttctaagaaatttatatatggatCTCCATACGCAGCTACCTCCTTGTGGTGGGATCCGGAAATCGGTATTGCGaacgttcgtatattttatattatacaacgtaCGCACTACCGGGCCAAAGGCTGACGTTCGGtgcattagaaaataattttgattgtattgtaatttattagagattttttgaaacatattttacattgaatttaaagaatattaggAAGCaccgagaataataaaaatttcattatggtataataaaagttaaagtagaataaaatttcaagatacgtttaatcgtttaattaatgttgtaaatgttataatttcaattttactgcTCCTTGTCTAGTTTTAGTTTAATGCTATAtctattttgatttatagATATCCATGCAATTAGTATACTTCTGTGAACATATCCCTATcgcgattatatttatttttaaacgataggTACAACGTGAGTTTGGTCGTGTGCTTTTACTAATTCATTTACTTTAATATAGTTCACAAGTTTTGCAGTTACATCtttcgaatattattatttttttattattactacagcATACAAAAGATGTAATATAAGTTCATAATTTTAGATCGTGTAATTtgaataatacgatatatgatatttaatatttaatgtttaatatgcaatatttaatacaatataaattgtaGAAGTAAACGCCACAGCTTgctttaatcatttttattcaacagGTCTTTAGTTGTAGATCGCGCGCAATGCGAtcttagagtcagtgcttgTGCGAGTTAGTTTGATTGTTTTGCAACCGAACAGGTTGCTTtcaaaataaagtaaaataaaatcgcgaattagagtcagtgttgttcGCCGTTTAGAATTTCTCGGTAGCGTTAGTAaatcaaaaaacaagaatttatattatattcgtgttaaaattatatgttcGACGAGTTGTTAGAATCATTAACACATTTTCGGCCGATTCGGGAGAAGAGGATTGCGttgcgataaatattgtaatggtcgaaagtgtgaatttaaaaattcatcctcttcatctttaccgACGATTGTAAAGCTTCGTCTGGATAAAATTAcctgtaagtatatttctttcttccaatcG
Above is a window of Vespula vulgaris chromosome 4, iyVesVulg1.1, whole genome shotgun sequence DNA encoding:
- the LOC127063206 gene encoding uncharacterized protein LOC127063206, translated to MAKFANESPQTALTSPNTYSQLRFLLCLELNGVVGYSPTPDDNISGPTSTVFARIPTNKHRSSCRKHSLQVVEKKLNGVVGYSPTPDDNISGPTSTVNDTVLLRISTNTHRSCCKLNGIVGYSPSPDDSISGPTLTVNDTVLLRISTDTHRSCCSTHSLQVVKKKLNGVVGYSPTPDDNISGPTSTVFARISTNKHRSSCRKHSLQVVEKKLNGVVGYSPTPDDNISGPTSTVNDTVLLRISTNTHRSCCSTHSLQVVKKKLNGVVGYSPSPDDNISGPTSTVFARISTNKHRSSCRKHSLQN